A stretch of Arthrobacter sunyaminii DNA encodes these proteins:
- a CDS encoding ABC-F family ATP-binding cassette domain-containing protein, whose protein sequence is MISVSNLELRAGARLLMEAVSFRVDKGDKIGLVGRNGAGKTTLTKVLAGEALPAAGHVKRSGEIGYLPQDPRTPDMEQLGRDRILSARGLDKVSAQLKKCQDEMASDDPKISQKAMNRYDRLEAEFLSAGGYAAESEAATITANLALPDRLLNQPLSTLSGGQRRRVELARILYSDAETMLLDEPTNHLDADSISWLREFLKNHTGGLIVISHDTALLEATVNKVFSLDANRATIDIYNMDWKRYKIQRETDERARKRERANTEKKAGILLAQANKMKARASGASAAQSMLKRVDRLMGGLDAVRATDRVAALRFPDPAPCGKTPMMAEGLSKSYGSLEIFTDVDLAIDRGSKVVILGLNGAGKTTLLRMLAGVDTPDTGKIIPGHGLKVGYYAQEHETLDTERTVLENMRSSAPDMDDAEVRSVLGSFMFSGDDVDKKAGVLSGGEKTRLALATIVASSANVLLLDEPTNNLDPASRAEILGALSSYSGAVVMVSHDEGAVAALNPERVVLLPDGDEDHWNEDYLDLVTLA, encoded by the coding sequence GTGATTTCCGTATCTAATCTCGAGCTCCGTGCCGGCGCACGTTTGCTCATGGAAGCGGTTTCATTCCGTGTGGACAAAGGCGACAAGATCGGATTGGTGGGCCGCAACGGCGCGGGCAAAACCACTCTGACCAAGGTTCTCGCAGGGGAGGCGCTGCCGGCAGCAGGGCATGTGAAGCGTTCCGGCGAGATTGGCTACCTGCCCCAGGATCCGCGCACGCCCGACATGGAGCAGCTCGGGCGGGACCGCATCCTTTCCGCCCGCGGGCTGGACAAGGTCTCCGCACAGTTGAAGAAGTGCCAGGATGAAATGGCCAGCGATGACCCCAAAATCTCGCAGAAGGCCATGAACCGCTATGACCGGCTGGAGGCCGAGTTCCTTTCCGCCGGCGGATATGCCGCAGAGTCTGAAGCGGCAACCATCACCGCCAACCTGGCCCTGCCGGACCGGTTGCTGAACCAGCCCCTGAGCACCCTTTCCGGTGGCCAGCGCCGCCGCGTGGAGCTGGCCCGGATCCTGTATTCGGATGCCGAAACCATGCTCCTCGATGAGCCCACCAACCACCTCGATGCCGACTCCATCTCCTGGCTGCGTGAGTTCCTGAAGAACCACACCGGCGGGTTGATCGTGATCAGCCACGACACCGCGCTGCTGGAAGCAACGGTCAACAAGGTCTTCAGCCTGGATGCCAACCGCGCCACGATCGATATCTACAACATGGACTGGAAGCGCTACAAGATCCAGCGCGAAACGGATGAGCGCGCCCGTAAGCGTGAGCGCGCCAACACCGAGAAGAAGGCCGGCATCCTGCTGGCCCAGGCCAACAAGATGAAGGCCCGCGCCTCGGGTGCATCCGCCGCGCAGAGCATGCTTAAGCGCGTGGACCGCCTCATGGGCGGACTTGACGCCGTCCGCGCCACGGACCGCGTAGCCGCCCTGCGTTTCCCGGACCCGGCACCGTGCGGCAAGACGCCCATGATGGCCGAAGGCCTGAGCAAGAGCTACGGTTCGCTGGAGATCTTTACCGACGTGGATCTGGCCATCGACCGCGGATCCAAGGTGGTCATCCTGGGCCTGAACGGTGCGGGTAAGACAACGCTGCTGCGCATGCTTGCCGGTGTCGACACTCCGGACACCGGAAAGATCATCCCGGGCCACGGTCTGAAGGTGGGCTATTACGCACAGGAGCACGAAACCCTGGATACGGAACGGACCGTGCTGGAGAACATGCGCTCCTCCGCGCCGGACATGGATGATGCCGAAGTGCGCAGCGTGCTGGGTTCCTTCATGTTCAGCGGCGACGACGTCGACAAGAAGGCCGGCGTGCTCTCCGGTGGTGAAAAAACCCGCCTCGCGCTGGCCACCATTGTTGCTTCGTCTGCCAATGTCCTGCTGCTCGACGAGCCCACCAACAACCTTGACCCCGCCTCCCGCGCGGAGATCCTCGGTGCCCTGAGCAGCTATTCAGGCGCTGTGGTGATGGTGAGCCACGATGAGGGTGCCGTGGCGGCGCTTAATCCAGAGCGTGTTGTCCTGCTGCCGGACGGCGACGAGGACCACTGGAACGAAGACTATCTGGACCTGGTGACGCTGGCCTAA
- a CDS encoding ATP-binding protein, with amino-acid sequence MDSASNPYSPGAGRRPFELAARTALINDFDLLISRAAAGRTDRGIVLHGLHGVGKTVLLTEFRRRAEDAGFLVVSLEGRDAEGGPKAIRAKLARGLLQAGRKANSRRATPALAAALGTIASFAAGLQVSGIDVGVGARHGRGDSGAFAVDLEETVEDTAVALAERQSALILVVDEMQNLDAGLLSALLGAQHQASQRDWPFYLVAAGLPNLPSVLNQSQRYAEGLFTYRRVGALDREDSATALTAPAAEQGVSYDPEALDLLLNAAGGYPYFLQEYGSAAWESAPHQRISPDDARVAVEIGRAQLDQGFFPLRWRRSTKAEREFLRLMAVDGEGGSGTATLAARAGKKMTSMTMTRGSLIRKGIIYAPSLGQVSFTVPGMADYVRRVTA; translated from the coding sequence ATGGACAGTGCCTCAAACCCGTACTCACCAGGAGCCGGACGCCGGCCTTTCGAACTGGCCGCCAGGACAGCCTTGATCAACGATTTTGACCTCCTGATTTCGCGTGCGGCTGCGGGGCGTACGGACCGGGGGATAGTGCTGCACGGTTTGCACGGAGTGGGAAAGACCGTGCTGCTCACTGAGTTCCGGCGGCGGGCGGAAGATGCCGGTTTCCTCGTGGTTTCCCTCGAGGGAAGGGACGCCGAAGGCGGTCCCAAAGCCATCCGTGCCAAGCTCGCCAGAGGGCTGCTGCAGGCGGGGCGCAAGGCCAATTCCCGCAGGGCAACACCGGCCCTCGCAGCTGCGCTGGGAACCATCGCCTCATTTGCTGCCGGGCTGCAGGTCAGCGGGATCGATGTTGGGGTAGGGGCACGGCACGGGCGGGGCGACTCGGGGGCCTTCGCCGTCGACCTGGAAGAAACAGTGGAGGACACTGCCGTTGCCCTGGCTGAACGGCAATCGGCACTGATCCTGGTAGTGGATGAAATGCAGAACCTGGACGCGGGCCTGTTGTCGGCTTTGCTCGGCGCGCAGCACCAGGCCAGCCAGCGGGACTGGCCTTTCTATCTGGTGGCAGCCGGCCTGCCGAACCTTCCGTCAGTCCTGAACCAGTCCCAGCGGTATGCCGAAGGATTGTTCACCTATCGCCGGGTTGGTGCATTGGACCGTGAAGACTCGGCCACTGCCCTCACTGCGCCGGCAGCTGAACAGGGCGTCTCCTACGATCCGGAGGCACTGGATCTGCTGCTCAATGCGGCCGGCGGATATCCGTATTTCCTGCAGGAGTATGGTTCGGCTGCGTGGGAGTCAGCGCCGCACCAGCGGATCAGCCCTGATGATGCCAGGGTGGCAGTCGAAATTGGCCGGGCACAGCTGGACCAGGGCTTCTTTCCCCTGCGCTGGCGCAGGTCGACCAAGGCCGAGCGGGAGTTCCTGAGGCTCATGGCGGTGGACGGGGAAGGCGGTTCCGGGACGGCAACGCTGGCAGCCCGGGCCGGAAAGAAAATGACGTCCATGACCATGACCCGGGGATCACTCATACGCAAGGGCATCATCTATGCGCCCTCACTGGGTCAGGTCTCTTTTACTGTGCCGGGAATGGCAGACTACGTGCGGCGGGTTACTGCTTAG